One Pelobates fuscus isolate aPelFus1 chromosome 8, aPelFus1.pri, whole genome shotgun sequence genomic window carries:
- the LOC134570816 gene encoding gamma-crystallin 2-like, translating to MGKITFYEDRDFQGKSYECSGDNADLHSFFARCNSIRVENGSWVIYERSNYMGHQYFLKKGEYPDYQSWLGFNDCIRSCHSIPQHHGPYRIRLYDREEFRGQMKEYVNDCSNIFESFNARDVLSCNVLDGYWIFYEESGFRGNQYFLRPGEYRRYTNWGSTNPKVGSIKQIVDFY from the exons ATGGGGAAG ATCACTTTTTATGAAGACAGGGACTTTCAAGGGAAGTCCTATGAGTGTTCTGGTGATAACGCTGACCTACATTCATTTTTTGCCCGCTGCAATTCCATCCGTGTAGAAAATGGCAGTTGGGTGATCTATGAACGCTCCAACTATATGGGACATCAATACTTTCTGAAGAAGGGGGAATACCCAGATTACCAGAGCTGGTTGGGTTTTAATGACTGCATAAGATCTTGCCACTCAATCCCACAA CACCACGGACCTTACAGAATAAGGCTCTACGATAGAGAGGAGTTCCGTGGTCAGATGAAAGAGTATGTTAACGACTGCTCTAACATCTTTGAGAGCTTCAATGCACGTGATGTCCTGTCCTGCAATGTTCTGGATGGCTATTGGATCTTCTATGAGGAATCTGGCTTCAGAGGAAATCAGTACTTCCTGAGACCTGGTGAATATAGGAGATACACCAATTGGGGATCCACAAATCCTAAAGTTGGCTCTATAAAACAAATTGTAGACTTTTATTAA